A genome region from Frankineae bacterium MT45 includes the following:
- a CDS encoding DNA-binding regulatory protein, YebC/PmpR family translates to MSGHSKWATTKHKKAVVDAKRGKLFAKLIKNIEVAARTGGGDPDGNPTLYDAIQKARKTSVPLDNIERAIKRGSGAEAGGSDWQTIMYEGYAPSGVAVLIECLTDNRNRAAGEVRLAMTRNGGSMADPGSVAYMFSRKGVIVVPEAGQTEDDVLMAVLDAGAEEVNNLGESFEVICEATDLVQVRTALQNAGIDYDSADSSFVPSVQVELDADGARKVLRLIDALEDSDDVQNVFTNFDASDEVLAELSAE, encoded by the coding sequence ATGAGTGGGCATTCCAAATGGGCGACGACGAAGCACAAGAAGGCGGTCGTCGACGCCAAGCGTGGCAAGCTCTTCGCCAAGCTCATCAAGAACATCGAGGTCGCGGCCCGCACCGGTGGCGGTGACCCGGACGGCAACCCGACCCTGTACGACGCCATTCAGAAGGCGCGCAAGACGTCTGTTCCGCTGGACAACATCGAACGGGCCATCAAGCGTGGCTCGGGTGCCGAGGCCGGCGGTTCTGACTGGCAGACGATCATGTACGAGGGGTACGCCCCCAGCGGTGTAGCCGTTCTGATCGAGTGCCTCACCGACAACCGCAACCGGGCCGCTGGTGAGGTGCGTTTGGCGATGACCCGCAACGGCGGTTCGATGGCTGATCCGGGCTCAGTCGCATACATGTTCAGCCGCAAGGGTGTCATCGTGGTGCCGGAGGCCGGGCAGACCGAAGACGACGTGCTGATGGCCGTCCTCGATGCCGGTGCCGAAGAGGTCAACAACCTCGGTGAGTCCTTCGAGGTCATCTGCGAGGCCACCGATCTGGTCCAGGTTCGCACCGCACTGCAGAACGCCGGGATCGACTACGACTCGGCCGACTCCTCGTTCGTGCCGAGTGTTCAGGTCGAACTCGACGCTGACGGCGCCCGCAAGGTGCTGCGCCTGATCGATGCGCTGGAGGACAGCGACGACGTCCAGAACGTCTTCACCAACTTCGACGCCAGCGACGAGGTGCTGGCCGAACTCTCGGCCGAGTAG
- a CDS encoding Zn-dependent protease (includes SpoIVFB) yields the protein MYSMPSLPARRAVRPSPVFLAFVAVTALGGFLAWQASTLLAARVGVFLLVVGGWMISLCLHEFGHAYCAHRAGDTSIEARGYLTLNPLKYAHPVLSIALPLFFILQGGFGLPGGAVYLHPHTFRTKRERVIASGIGPASNAVIGALLLFSCAGHSFYGTHGFFWSGVAFLGYMQLTAAVLNLLPIPGLDGYGMLEPFLQPKTRQALDPFRPWGMLVIFALLTVPRINGWFFQFVDSIYRATGADLLLYQYGSVALRFWQSL from the coding sequence ATGTATTCGATGCCGAGCCTCCCTGCTCGACGAGCCGTCCGTCCGAGTCCGGTCTTCCTGGCCTTCGTTGCCGTCACCGCTCTCGGCGGATTCCTGGCCTGGCAGGCAAGCACCCTGCTCGCCGCCCGGGTCGGAGTCTTCCTCCTAGTGGTCGGCGGCTGGATGATCTCGCTCTGCCTGCACGAGTTCGGGCACGCCTACTGCGCCCACCGGGCCGGTGACACCAGCATCGAGGCGCGCGGCTACTTGACCCTCAATCCGCTCAAGTACGCCCACCCGGTGCTCTCCATCGCCCTGCCGCTCTTCTTCATCCTGCAGGGTGGCTTCGGGCTCCCGGGTGGCGCCGTCTATCTGCATCCGCACACCTTCCGGACGAAGCGGGAGCGGGTCATCGCCTCCGGGATCGGGCCGGCGTCGAATGCGGTGATCGGCGCGCTGCTGCTCTTCAGCTGTGCCGGCCACAGCTTCTACGGAACCCACGGCTTCTTCTGGTCGGGCGTCGCGTTCCTCGGCTATATGCAATTGACGGCAGCCGTGCTGAATCTGCTCCCGATCCCCGGCCTGGATGGCTACGGCATGCTGGAGCCCTTCCTGCAGCCGAAGACGCGTCAGGCACTCGACCCCTTCCGCCCCTGGGGCATGCTGGTCATCTTCGCCCTGCTCACCGTGCCACGGATCAACGGCTGGTTCTTCCAGTTCGTCGACAGCATTTACCGCGCAACCGGAGCCGATCTGTTGCTCTATCAGTACGGCAGTGTTGCGCTGCGTTTCTGGCAGTCGCTCTAG
- a CDS encoding Holliday junction endonuclease RuvC, producing MRVLGVDPGLTRCGVGIVEGTAGRRLEMLHVDVIRTPHDAELGDRLVIIFDVVTHLVRQFKPDVVAVERVFSQHNVRTVMGTAQAAGLAVLAATREGVPVMMHTPSEVKASVTGSGVAGKAQVGTMVTRLLNLTATPKPADAADALALAICHIWRGSAQSRLLAAEAAAKSAARARVDGAGQAARPAVRVPRVGTPA from the coding sequence ATGCGGGTACTGGGCGTTGACCCCGGGCTGACGCGCTGCGGCGTCGGCATCGTCGAGGGGACGGCCGGGCGGCGTCTGGAGATGCTGCACGTCGACGTGATCCGCACACCGCACGACGCCGAGCTGGGCGACCGGCTGGTGATCATCTTCGATGTGGTGACCCACCTGGTTCGCCAGTTCAAGCCCGATGTGGTGGCCGTCGAGCGGGTCTTCAGCCAGCACAATGTGCGCACGGTGATGGGAACCGCCCAGGCCGCTGGGCTGGCCGTGCTGGCCGCCACCCGCGAAGGAGTGCCGGTGATGATGCACACCCCGAGCGAGGTGAAGGCGTCGGTGACCGGATCCGGGGTCGCGGGCAAGGCTCAGGTAGGCACGATGGTCACCCGCCTGCTTAACCTCACCGCTACCCCGAAACCGGCCGATGCCGCCGACGCGCTGGCTCTCGCGATCTGCCACATCTGGCGTGGGTCCGCCCAGAGTCGCCTGCTGGCGGCCGAGGCTGCGGCGAAATCGGCCGCCAGAGCGCGGGTCGACGGCGCCGGGCAAGCTGCCCGTCCGGCGGTCCGGGTGCCTCGAGTCGGGACGCCCGCATGA
- a CDS encoding Holliday junction DNA helicase subunit RuvA, with protein sequence MIASVHGLVAALGPDGAVIEVGGVGLAVSCSPGTLARLRLGESARLSTSLVVREDSLTLFGFADDDERSLFELLQTANGVGPRLAQTILAVHAPREVRRAIATNDLQSLMKVPGIGRKSAERVVLELRDRIGAVDQSDDSAAAMPGLGVTAVAPWREQLVRALGGLGFSSREAGEAIEVLAAEVDSGESEADVPALLRRSIQLLGRTR encoded by the coding sequence ATGATCGCCAGCGTCCACGGGCTGGTCGCCGCACTCGGGCCGGACGGAGCCGTCATCGAGGTCGGTGGGGTCGGCCTAGCCGTCTCCTGTTCACCGGGCACGCTGGCCCGGCTGCGGCTGGGGGAGTCGGCCCGGCTCTCGACCAGCCTGGTGGTCCGCGAGGACTCGCTTACCCTCTTCGGCTTCGCCGACGACGATGAGCGTTCGCTCTTCGAGTTGCTACAGACGGCCAACGGCGTCGGTCCGCGGCTGGCCCAGACGATTCTGGCCGTCCATGCCCCCCGCGAAGTTCGGCGGGCCATCGCCACGAATGACTTGCAATCATTGATGAAAGTCCCCGGGATCGGCCGCAAGAGCGCGGAGCGAGTCGTCCTCGAACTCCGCGATCGGATCGGTGCCGTCGATCAGTCCGACGACTCAGCCGCGGCGATGCCCGGCCTCGGTGTCACGGCCGTCGCACCGTGGCGTGAGCAGCTCGTTCGGGCGTTGGGTGGGCTCGGTTTCAGCAGCCGGGAGGCCGGCGAGGCGATCGAGGTGCTGGCGGCCGAGGTCGACAGCGGCGAGAGTGAGGCCGACGTCCCGGCGCTGCTTCGTCGCAGCATCCAACTCCTCGGTCGCACCCGCTAG
- a CDS encoding Holliday junction DNA helicase subunit RuvB has translation MKDPNETDEADIASPFPVADERDVEASLRPKQLAEFVGQPKVREQLQLVLESAMRRSRPPDHVLLSGPPGLGKTSLAMIIAAELGVPIRVTSGPAIERAGDLAALLTSLSEGEVLFIDEIHRIARPAEELLYMAMEDFRVDVVVGKGPGATAIPLELAPFTLVGATTRAGLLTGPLRDRFGFTAHMDFYDEMELETVLHRSAALLGVPLREDGAAEIAGRSRGTPRIANRLLRRVRDYAEVRADGVVTQEVANAALAVYDVDELGLDRLDRAVLDALVRRFGGGPVGVGTLAVAVGEEAETVEEVAEPFLVRAGLLARTARGRVATPAAWHHLGLTPPPSAAIGHQASGRFGAAMDPSTPTPALFEQ, from the coding sequence ATGAAGGACCCGAACGAGACGGACGAGGCGGACATCGCGTCGCCATTTCCGGTCGCCGACGAACGCGACGTCGAGGCGAGCCTGCGCCCGAAGCAGTTGGCGGAGTTCGTCGGCCAGCCGAAGGTCCGCGAACAGCTGCAACTGGTGCTCGAGAGCGCGATGCGACGCAGCCGGCCACCGGATCATGTGCTGCTGTCCGGCCCACCGGGACTGGGCAAGACCAGCTTGGCGATGATCATCGCCGCCGAGCTCGGCGTGCCGATCCGGGTCACCAGCGGGCCGGCCATTGAACGGGCCGGCGATCTGGCCGCCCTGCTCACCAGCCTGAGTGAGGGGGAGGTGCTCTTCATCGACGAGATCCATCGCATCGCCCGGCCGGCCGAGGAGCTGCTGTACATGGCGATGGAGGACTTCCGGGTTGACGTGGTGGTCGGCAAGGGGCCGGGGGCAACCGCGATCCCACTGGAACTGGCGCCCTTCACGCTGGTCGGTGCCACCACCCGGGCGGGGCTGCTCACCGGCCCGCTGCGCGACCGCTTCGGCTTCACCGCGCACATGGACTTCTACGACGAGATGGAGCTGGAGACGGTGCTCCACCGATCCGCGGCCCTACTCGGGGTGCCGCTGCGCGAGGATGGCGCGGCTGAGATTGCCGGGCGCTCACGCGGAACGCCCCGAATCGCCAACCGGCTGCTGCGGCGCGTCCGTGACTACGCCGAGGTCCGGGCCGATGGCGTGGTGACGCAGGAGGTGGCGAACGCGGCTCTGGCCGTCTACGACGTCGACGAGCTCGGTCTGGACCGCCTCGACCGGGCGGTTCTGGACGCGCTGGTGCGCCGATTCGGCGGTGGTCCGGTCGGAGTTGGGACACTTGCGGTCGCCGTCGGCGAGGAGGCCGAGACGGTCGAAGAGGTGGCCGAGCCGTTCCTGGTGCGAGCCGGACTGCTGGCCCGCACCGCCCGTGGGCGGGTAGCCACCCCGGCCGCCTGGCATCATCTCGGCCTCACGCCGCCGCCCTCGGCCGCGATCGGTCACCAGGCCAGCGGAAGGTTCGGCGCCGCGATGGACCCGTCAACGCCTACACCGGCCCTCTTCGAACAATGA
- a CDS encoding preprotein translocase subunit YajC: MKLLPLLIIILILGGMFLITQRAKQRSAREQSTRRESIRLGSEVMTTSGLYGTVVSIDPDGDTVLLQVAPGVELKWAFAALRDIASLPAQYRLGEQAVGERATGTDTEPGTQAGTQTSD; the protein is encoded by the coding sequence ATGAAGCTTCTTCCTCTTCTGATCATCATTCTCATCCTGGGTGGGATGTTCCTCATCACGCAGCGCGCCAAGCAGCGAAGCGCGCGGGAGCAGAGCACCCGCCGCGAGTCGATCCGGCTCGGTAGCGAAGTGATGACCACCTCAGGCCTCTACGGCACGGTCGTCTCGATCGACCCCGACGGTGACACCGTGCTGTTGCAGGTAGCGCCCGGCGTCGAGCTGAAGTGGGCTTTCGCCGCCCTGCGTGACATCGCCTCCCTGCCCGCCCAGTACCGTCTGGGGGAGCAGGCGGTCGGCGAGCGTGCGACCGGAACCGATACAGAACCGGGAACGCAGGCAGGCACTCAGACGTCTGACTGA
- a CDS encoding preprotein translocase subunit SecD, which produces MAPPAGTLRVGRYFLALLAIFVVLYAIVFWPGQSRTPKLGLDLEGGTQVVFQAKTPDGSTPSKSSMEEARAIMDQRVNAYGVSEAQVVIEGSDRIVISIPGHNAADQLASIGSAAQLNFRPLIMPVVQPVAAAAAAQASAASASASGAKSSGSASPSAASSSGSTSSQSASVSAGTSSGVSPKDASAQQLSPQDLSAKELPAAPHQASGSAAPTSGAAPASAAPASAAPVAAAATPTLTTEQKTLLSGTTVTKDPFSVLDFPIPTTEAEYEKLTSTQQQLMQATASHFDCNSSPPDTKQAQTLLACDSKDKPSLIYFLGPVIVPGTEISDASAQLDSNNQWSIVLNLKSSGQEAWANYTSKNNTSGSSATPNYTSCGSSSVPCSDFVAFTLDGVVVSAPYNENAINGGSTQIRGSFTQSSATKLADQLRYGALPLNFGDPLTASNVSATLGTAQLKAGLLAGGIGLFLVVVYSLLYYRGLGLVTIASLVVSGGLTYGCIVFLSRQIGFTLTLAGIAGFIVAVGITADSFVVFFERIKDEVHEGRSMRVAVPRAWVRARRTILSADTVSFLAAAVLYYFAAGDVKGFAFTLGLSTILDLVVVFLFTHPLVSLLSRSAAFGSARFTGLNSARAGGVVADDSTQVKRKARPTSKVEVEPRVPSGSIRLSKPSAKAAPAAVAVAETETDTPDDVLDEAEVPVEADEVAPTAPTAPTAAVETVELETPIDEPAPPKATPEPGSAAERAAARRARLRAQNAGTSSDDDSKGKS; this is translated from the coding sequence GTGGCTCCACCCGCCGGAACGCTGCGCGTCGGGCGTTATTTCTTAGCGCTGCTCGCCATCTTCGTCGTCCTCTACGCCATCGTCTTCTGGCCGGGCCAGTCGCGTACCCCGAAGCTCGGGCTCGATCTCGAGGGCGGGACTCAGGTCGTCTTCCAGGCGAAGACTCCGGATGGTTCGACGCCGTCCAAGTCCTCGATGGAGGAGGCGCGAGCCATCATGGACCAGCGCGTAAACGCTTACGGTGTGTCTGAGGCCCAGGTCGTCATCGAAGGTAGCGACCGGATCGTCATCTCGATCCCCGGCCACAACGCGGCGGACCAACTGGCCAGCATCGGTAGCGCGGCGCAGCTCAACTTCCGCCCGCTGATCATGCCAGTCGTGCAGCCGGTCGCGGCGGCTGCGGCGGCCCAGGCGTCGGCGGCGTCGGCCAGCGCGAGCGGTGCCAAGTCTTCAGGCTCCGCCTCACCCTCGGCCGCTTCGTCCAGTGGGAGCACCTCCAGCCAGTCGGCCAGCGTGTCGGCGGGTACATCGTCCGGGGTGTCGCCCAAGGACGCATCGGCCCAGCAGCTGAGCCCGCAGGACCTCTCGGCGAAGGAACTACCGGCGGCCCCGCACCAGGCCTCCGGCTCGGCCGCCCCGACCTCCGGTGCGGCACCGGCCAGCGCGGCACCGGCCAGCGCGGCGCCTGTCGCCGCCGCGGCCACGCCGACCCTGACCACGGAGCAGAAGACTCTGCTCTCAGGTACCACCGTGACCAAGGACCCGTTCTCCGTTCTCGACTTCCCGATCCCCACGACCGAGGCCGAGTACGAGAAGCTGACCTCCACTCAGCAGCAATTGATGCAGGCAACGGCGTCGCACTTCGATTGCAACTCCAGCCCGCCCGACACCAAGCAGGCGCAGACCCTGCTGGCCTGCGACTCGAAGGACAAGCCTTCGCTCATCTACTTCCTCGGGCCAGTCATCGTGCCCGGAACCGAGATCAGTGACGCCTCGGCGCAGCTGGACTCAAATAACCAGTGGTCGATCGTGCTGAATCTGAAGAGCAGTGGCCAAGAGGCGTGGGCCAATTACACGAGCAAGAACAACACCAGCGGCTCGAGCGCGACGCCGAACTACACCAGCTGTGGGTCGAGCAGCGTGCCGTGTTCGGACTTCGTGGCGTTCACGCTAGATGGGGTCGTTGTCTCGGCTCCTTACAACGAGAACGCGATCAACGGCGGGTCGACTCAGATCAGAGGCTCCTTTACCCAGAGTTCGGCTACGAAACTCGCCGACCAGCTGCGGTACGGCGCGCTTCCGCTCAACTTCGGCGATCCACTGACCGCCTCGAATGTGAGCGCCACCCTGGGAACCGCTCAGCTTAAGGCCGGCCTGCTGGCCGGTGGCATCGGGCTGTTCCTGGTCGTCGTCTATTCGTTGCTGTACTACCGCGGACTCGGTCTGGTCACCATCGCCTCGCTGGTGGTCTCCGGTGGTCTGACCTACGGCTGCATCGTCTTCCTCTCGCGGCAGATCGGCTTCACCCTGACTCTGGCCGGCATCGCCGGTTTCATCGTGGCAGTCGGTATCACCGCCGACTCATTCGTCGTGTTCTTCGAACGAATAAAGGACGAAGTACACGAGGGACGCTCGATGCGGGTAGCGGTGCCACGGGCCTGGGTCCGGGCCCGACGCACGATTCTCTCGGCCGACACGGTCTCCTTCCTGGCCGCTGCAGTGCTGTACTACTTCGCGGCCGGTGACGTGAAGGGATTCGCCTTCACACTCGGGCTCTCGACGATTCTCGACCTGGTGGTCGTCTTCCTCTTCACCCATCCGCTGGTGTCCCTGCTCTCGCGCAGCGCCGCCTTCGGATCCGCGCGATTCACCGGCCTGAATTCGGCAAGAGCAGGCGGGGTCGTCGCCGACGACTCCACCCAGGTGAAGCGCAAGGCAAGGCCGACATCGAAGGTTGAGGTCGAACCCCGAGTGCCCAGCGGTTCAATCCGGCTCAGCAAGCCGTCGGCCAAGGCCGCACCGGCTGCGGTCGCCGTGGCCGAGACGGAGACCGACACTCCGGACGATGTCCTGGACGAGGCAGAGGTCCCGGTCGAAGCCGACGAGGTTGCACCCACTGCGCCCACTGCGCCCACTGCGGCCGTTGAGACGGTCGAACTCGAGACGCCGATCGATGAACCGGCACCGCCGAAGGCCACTCCGGAGCCGGGATCGGCGGCCGAGCGCGCCGCCGCTCGTCGCGCGCGACTGCGGGCGCAGAACGCCGGAACGTCATCTGACGACGACAGCAAGGGCAAGAGCTGA
- a CDS encoding protein translocase subunit secF — translation MSAFTKLYRGETNYNFIGSRKRWYLASAVMITICVLAFVIRGFNFGVEFAGGSQFQIQTHGSSITTREVEDAFNAAGLPPADAAQEVGSGASRQIVVKTKSIGAIELNNVENSVSKSTGIPKSAINATTVSSDWGRDVTKSAIQALVVFLIVVSFYISFRFQWRMAVGAMIALLHDLIIAAGIYSLIGFEVTPSTVVGLLTILGFSLYDTVVVYDKVSENSQNLLAGSRMTYSEAANLAVNQTLMRSINTSLISLLPVAGLLFVGAGILGVGTIKDLALILFVGLASGAYSSLFLATPLVVDLTERQPAYKQLTRRVMAKRASDKHEAVEISPVAVAAAAAARRGSGPMPAPKPGARPQRRR, via the coding sequence ATGAGTGCCTTCACCAAGCTTTACCGTGGCGAAACCAACTACAACTTCATCGGTTCCCGGAAGCGGTGGTATCTGGCCTCGGCCGTGATGATCACGATCTGTGTCCTGGCCTTCGTCATCCGAGGTTTCAACTTCGGCGTCGAGTTCGCGGGAGGCAGCCAGTTCCAGATCCAGACCCACGGGTCGTCGATCACAACCCGTGAGGTCGAGGACGCCTTCAACGCGGCTGGACTGCCGCCGGCCGATGCGGCGCAGGAGGTCGGCAGCGGGGCTTCACGCCAGATCGTTGTCAAGACCAAGTCGATCGGCGCGATCGAGCTGAACAACGTCGAGAATTCGGTCTCCAAGTCGACGGGCATCCCGAAGAGCGCCATCAACGCCACCACCGTCAGCTCCGACTGGGGGCGTGACGTCACCAAGTCGGCGATCCAGGCCCTGGTCGTCTTCCTGATCGTCGTCTCGTTCTACATCTCCTTCCGCTTCCAGTGGCGGATGGCGGTCGGTGCGATGATTGCGCTGCTGCACGACCTCATCATCGCGGCGGGCATCTACTCACTCATCGGCTTCGAGGTGACGCCCTCGACCGTGGTCGGTCTGCTGACCATCCTCGGTTTCTCGCTGTACGACACCGTGGTCGTCTACGACAAGGTCTCGGAGAACTCGCAGAACCTGCTGGCCGGTAGCCGGATGACCTACTCCGAGGCGGCCAACCTCGCGGTGAACCAGACCCTGATGCGCTCCATCAACACGTCGTTGATCTCGCTCCTACCCGTGGCCGGCCTGCTCTTCGTGGGTGCCGGAATCCTCGGTGTCGGCACGATCAAGGATCTGGCCCTCATCCTCTTCGTCGGCCTGGCTTCGGGTGCCTACTCCTCACTCTTCCTCGCCACCCCGCTCGTCGTTGATCTCACCGAACGCCAGCCTGCGTACAAGCAGCTGACGCGGCGGGTAATGGCGAAGCGGGCCAGCGACAAGCACGAGGCGGTCGAGATCTCTCCGGTCGCGGTCGCAGCGGCGGCAGCAGCACGACGTGGCTCCGGTCCGATGCCGGCGCCCAAGCCGGGGGCCCGCCCACAGCGTCGGCGTTGA
- a CDS encoding adenine phosphoribosyltransferase: MSSPAGDLGSEIAATISSSMRDVPDFPLPGVLFKDIGPLLADPAAFRSAVRALAEAARDAGEVDLVSGVEARGFVLAAALANELNCGLVLVRKAGKLPPPTVTREYELEYGKAVLEVPLGILDGRRVYVVDDVLATGGTLAAATQLLTEAGAQITGTGVLLEIGFLNGRAALSGPEVKALLRV; encoded by the coding sequence ATGAGTAGTCCGGCGGGCGATCTCGGCTCGGAGATCGCGGCGACGATCAGTTCGAGCATGCGTGACGTGCCCGACTTCCCGCTACCCGGTGTGCTCTTCAAGGACATCGGGCCGCTGTTGGCTGACCCGGCGGCCTTCCGCTCCGCCGTCCGAGCCCTGGCCGAGGCGGCCCGGGATGCCGGCGAGGTCGACCTGGTCTCCGGTGTCGAGGCCCGCGGGTTCGTGCTGGCTGCGGCGCTCGCGAATGAGCTGAACTGCGGTCTTGTCCTGGTCCGCAAGGCCGGGAAGTTGCCGCCACCGACCGTCACTCGTGAATACGAGTTGGAGTACGGAAAGGCCGTCCTCGAGGTGCCCCTGGGAATTCTCGACGGGCGCCGGGTTTATGTCGTCGACGACGTGCTGGCAACCGGGGGAACACTCGCGGCTGCTACACAGTTGTTGACTGAGGCAGGAGCGCAGATCACCGGCACCGGCGTGCTGCTGGAGATTGGTTTCCTCAATGGCCGGGCGGCACTCAGCGGCCCGGAGGTCAAGGCGCTGTTGCGGGTCTGA
- a CDS encoding GTP pyrophosphokinase: MAAPKNAGSKTSDAPQYRRRVRDRLARRLVAAPRQSTVKPVLEPLLAIHQNAHPKVDARLLQRGYDLAEERHRGQLRKSGDPYITHPLAVATILAELGMDTTTLVAALLHDTVEDTRTSLAEITSEFGADVAHLVDGVTKLDKVKFGDAAEAETIRKMIVAMARDPRVLVIKLADRLHNMRTLRFLPPAKQERKARETLEVLAPLAHRLGMNTVKWELEDLAFATLYPKRYDEIVRLVADRAPSRDTYLHEVIDRVSNDLKEGAIRAAITGRPKHYYSIYQKMIVRGRDFTDIYDLVGIRVLVDTERDCYATLGVIHANWQPVPGRFKDYIAMPKFNMYQSLHTTVIGPGGKPVELQIRTHAMHRTAEYGIAAHWKYKEIKNVSAAEPSAVSDEMGWLRQLLDWQRETQEPDEFLDSLRYDLGANEVYVFTPKGEVVALPAGSTPVDFAYAVHTEVGHRCIGARVNGKLVALEGELDNGDTVEIFTSKAENAGPSRDWMAFVRSPRAKTKIRQWFARERREDAVEAGKTSLTKAMRKAGLPMQRMLGGDVLLTIARDLHLADITALYANIGEGHVSAQAVVQKLVAQLGGLEGAVEDLAETARPSMDPPGTSIKRSSGDAGVVVKGVTDVWVKLARCCTPVPGDAIMGFVTRGGGVSVHRLACTNAAVLLEQQDRNVEVEWAPSSESVFVVSIQVEALDRHRLLSDVSRVLSDERVNILSASVSTNRDRVAVSKFTFELGEAKHLGHLLRTIRNVDGVYDVYRVHSN, encoded by the coding sequence ATGGCGGCGCCCAAGAACGCCGGATCGAAGACCTCGGACGCCCCGCAGTACCGGCGGCGAGTACGTGATCGCCTGGCCCGGCGACTGGTCGCCGCGCCCCGCCAGTCGACGGTTAAGCCGGTTCTCGAGCCGCTGCTGGCGATCCACCAGAACGCCCACCCCAAGGTTGACGCCCGCCTCCTGCAGCGCGGCTATGACCTGGCCGAGGAGCGTCACCGGGGGCAGTTGCGCAAGAGCGGCGACCCCTACATCACCCACCCGCTGGCCGTGGCCACCATCCTCGCTGAACTCGGTATGGATACGACCACCCTGGTCGCGGCGTTGCTGCATGACACGGTCGAGGACACCCGGACCTCGCTGGCCGAGATCACCTCGGAGTTCGGTGCCGACGTAGCGCACCTGGTCGATGGCGTAACCAAGCTCGACAAGGTGAAGTTCGGTGACGCGGCCGAGGCGGAGACGATCCGCAAGATGATCGTCGCGATGGCCCGCGACCCCCGCGTGCTGGTGATCAAGCTCGCCGACCGACTGCACAACATGCGTACGCTGCGCTTCCTGCCGCCGGCCAAGCAGGAGCGCAAGGCCCGTGAAACATTGGAGGTTCTCGCTCCGCTCGCCCATCGCCTGGGTATGAACACGGTCAAGTGGGAGCTTGAGGACCTTGCCTTCGCCACGCTGTACCCGAAGCGCTACGACGAGATCGTGCGGCTCGTCGCCGACCGTGCACCCTCCCGGGACACCTACCTTCATGAGGTCATCGACCGCGTCAGCAATGACCTCAAAGAGGGTGCCATCCGGGCCGCCATCACCGGCCGGCCGAAGCACTACTACTCGATCTACCAGAAGATGATCGTCCGGGGCCGGGATTTCACCGACATCTACGACCTGGTCGGGATTCGGGTCCTCGTCGACACCGAGCGAGACTGTTACGCAACTCTCGGGGTAATCCACGCGAACTGGCAGCCGGTACCGGGCCGGTTCAAGGACTACATCGCGATGCCCAAGTTCAACATGTACCAGTCGCTGCACACGACGGTAATCGGACCGGGCGGAAAGCCGGTGGAGCTGCAGATACGGACCCACGCCATGCACCGCACGGCTGAGTACGGCATTGCCGCGCACTGGAAGTACAAGGAAATCAAGAACGTTTCGGCCGCCGAGCCCTCCGCCGTCTCCGACGAGATGGGATGGCTGCGGCAGCTGCTGGACTGGCAGCGCGAGACGCAGGAGCCCGACGAGTTCCTCGATTCGCTGCGGTATGACCTCGGTGCCAACGAGGTGTACGTCTTCACACCGAAGGGTGAGGTGGTGGCGCTGCCGGCCGGCTCGACGCCGGTCGACTTCGCCTACGCCGTTCACACCGAGGTCGGGCACCGCTGTATCGGGGCGCGGGTCAACGGCAAACTGGTCGCCCTCGAAGGCGAGCTCGACAACGGCGACACCGTCGAGATCTTCACGTCAAAGGCTGAGAACGCCGGGCCGTCGCGGGACTGGATGGCCTTCGTCCGGTCGCCCCGGGCCAAGACGAAGATCCGGCAGTGGTTCGCCCGTGAGCGTCGCGAGGACGCGGTTGAGGCCGGCAAGACCTCCCTCACCAAGGCGATGCGCAAGGCCGGTCTCCCGATGCAGCGGATGCTGGGCGGGGACGTGCTCCTCACCATCGCCCGCGATCTGCATCTGGCCGACATCACTGCCCTCTACGCGAACATCGGCGAGGGGCACGTCTCGGCGCAGGCCGTCGTCCAGAAGCTCGTCGCCCAGTTGGGTGGGCTGGAGGGGGCCGTCGAGGACCTCGCCGAGACCGCTCGTCCGTCGATGGATCCGCCGGGCACGTCGATCAAGCGCTCCTCCGGGGACGCCGGTGTGGTCGTCAAGGGTGTCACCGACGTCTGGGTAAAGCTGGCCCGCTGCTGCACGCCGGTTCCGGGCGACGCGATCATGGGATTCGTCACCCGGGGCGGGGGAGTCTCGGTGCACCGCCTGGCCTGTACCAACGCCGCGGTGCTGCTGGAGCAGCAGGATCGCAACGTCGAGGTCGAGTGGGCCCCGTCGTCTGAGTCCGTCTTCGTCGTCTCGATTCAGGTCGAGGCGCTCGACCGCCACCGCCTGCTCTCGGACGTCAGCCGGGTCCTCTCCGACGAGAGGGTAAACATCCTCTCCGCATCGGTGAGCACCAACCGCGACCGGGTCGCGGTCAGCAAGTTCACCTTCGAACTCGGCGAGGCGAAGCACCTCGGGCACCTGCTACGGACGATCCGCAACGTCGACGGCGTCTACGACGTCTACCGGGTCCACTCGAACTAG